The nucleotide sequence GCAGCCCCCTCATTTCTATGCTCTGGCAATGAGAAGGGTAGAGGAATACCGGGCAGCTGGTATACCGATGCTTCCTGTCGTAAAAGGTTTCAAAGCGACGAAGAGATCGATTTTCCTATGGATAACAGCCTTGCTGCCGTTACCATTCTTCCTGCCTGAGCTTGGAATGACGTTCATGATTCTGGCAACGATCCTGAATATTGGATGGCTTGTTTTGGGAATCTACCTTGAAAAGCTTAAAGATGATATGAAATGGGCAAAACTGATGTTTGTATATTCTTTACAATACTTAACTGTCATGTTTGTCGCTATGGTAATTGTCACACTTATCTAACCTTTGTTAGGAGATTCACTCTTTGTTGAGAGAGGATTTTTCCATATATTTTACAACCAAATTTATAAGATTTTTTACGAAAGAGGGGTTTAATTAAGCTATGAAGATGCTTGCTAAATGGCGTCTGCTGTCATTGTTCACATTGATGGCATTAGTCTTGTCCGGCTGTGGTGAGCCATACCTGTCTACATTAAGACCTGCAGGTGAAGTTGCTCAATCCCAGTATGAACTTATGTTGTTGAGCACGGCGATTATGGTGGGAGTAATTGCTGTCGTCACAATCATTTTTATTTATGTCATTATGAAGTTCCGCAGGAAGAATGACAACGAAATTCCGAAGCAGGTCGAGGGAAGCCACAAGCTCGAGATCCTTTGGACTGTTATTCCGATCTTATTGCTTCTAATTCTTGCTGTTCCTACAGTAGCAGCAACATTTAAGTTGGCAGATGTTTCCCCTATGGAAAAGAAAAACGCTGAAGGAAAGACTGATGCGCTTGTAATCAACGTGCGCGCGAATCTTTACTGGTGGGAATTTGAGTATCCAAATGAAGAAATCATCACTAGCCAGGATTTAGTAGTCCCTACTGATGAAAAGGTTTACTTTAACCTTAAGGCTTCTGATGTAAAACACTCTTTCTGGATTCCTTCTGTTGGAGGAAAGATGGATACAAATACCGATAACATCAATAAATTCTGGCTTGAGTTTGACAGTAAAGGTGCTGACGAAGCTGGCGGACTTTTCTACGGAAAATGTGCTGAGCTTTGCGGACCTTCACACGCATTGATGGACTTCAAAGTAAAGGCTTTACCACGCGCTGAATTCGATCAATGGGTAGCAGGTATGCAGGGAGTCAAAGAACCTGTTAAGGCAGAAACTGCAACTGCGCAGCAAGGACAGGAAATCTTCAATAACAGCTGTATCGGATGTCATGCCGTAACTCCGGCAAACACGGCTCCTGAAGCAGCTCGTGTTGGTCCTAACTTGACAAACTTCGGCGATCGTTCACGTGTTGCTGGTGTTATGGATATGTCAGAAGAAAACATCAAAAAGTGGCTGGAAGACCCAGAAGCATATAAGCCTGCCAACAAGATGACTGGCAAGTATGCTGAGCTTTCAGAAGAAGAACTAGATGCATTAACAGAATATCTGATGGGCTTGAAAGTCCAGAAATAAAAGGGGATTTGTTTGAAAGGGAGGTAAAACTGTGAGTACCTATGCTCAGAAAAAGGGATTTGGCGCAACTTTATGGGACTACCTGACAACGGTTGACCATAAAAAAATCGCAATCCTTTATCTTATTGCTGGCGGATTCTTCTTCATCCTAGGTGGACTTGAAGCTTTGTTCATCCGTATTCAGCTAGCTGTACCTAACAATGATTTCGTAAGCGCAGGTTTCTACAATGAAATCTTGACGATGCATGGAACAACGATGATATTCCTTGCAGCGATGCCGCTTGTATTTGCATTCATGAATGCTGTAATGCCACTCCAGATTGGTGCACGTGACGTCGCGTTCCCATTCTTGAACTCTTTAGGATTTTGGTTATTCTTCTTTGGTGGAGTATTCCTTAACCTTTCATGGTTCCTGGGTGGAGCTCCAGATGCTGGTTGGAC is from Mesobacillus boroniphilus and encodes:
- the coxB gene encoding cytochrome c oxidase subunit II, with protein sequence MKMLAKWRLLSLFTLMALVLSGCGEPYLSTLRPAGEVAQSQYELMLLSTAIMVGVIAVVTIIFIYVIMKFRRKNDNEIPKQVEGSHKLEILWTVIPILLLLILAVPTVAATFKLADVSPMEKKNAEGKTDALVINVRANLYWWEFEYPNEEIITSQDLVVPTDEKVYFNLKASDVKHSFWIPSVGGKMDTNTDNINKFWLEFDSKGADEAGGLFYGKCAELCGPSHALMDFKVKALPRAEFDQWVAGMQGVKEPVKAETATAQQGQEIFNNSCIGCHAVTPANTAPEAARVGPNLTNFGDRSRVAGVMDMSEENIKKWLEDPEAYKPANKMTGKYAELSEEELDALTEYLMGLKVQK